One window of Oncorhynchus masou masou isolate Uvic2021 chromosome 28, UVic_Omas_1.1, whole genome shotgun sequence genomic DNA carries:
- the LOC135517456 gene encoding tripartite motif-containing protein 16-like, with the protein MAQQGILLDQDQFCCSVCLDLLKEPVTIPCGHSYCRSCIEGCWDQDDLTGIYSCPQCRQSFTPRPALIKNNMLAEVVEKLKKTGLQAAPPDLCYAGPGDVACDFCTGTRKKKALMSCLVCLVSSCKTHLQPHYSVPALKKHKLVKASTQLQENICSRHDELLKIYCRTDQNCICYLCMVDDHKGHDTVSAAAERTEKQSQLGMSQQKLQQRIQEREKLLKELQQAVESLKHSAQAAVEHSDRIFTELICSIERRRSEVKELIRDQEKAQLSQADGLLEQLEQEIAELRRRNAELEQLSHTEDHIHFLQSYQSLSSPSVSSDLPSIVIHPLQYFGDVIKAVSDVREKLEDFLKGEWTKISTTVNSVDVLLSPEPKAREHFLQYSCQLTLDPNTAQKSLSLSEGNRKVTVVNAVNDPNPDHPDRFTGWWQVLCREGLSGRCYWEVEFHHGTVFIAVSFKDMSRIGMVNDSRFGYNDKSWGLECSSDGYRFRHNNVETKVSGPQSSRVGVYLDHKADTMSFYSISDTMTLLHRVQTTFTKPLYPGLCVWYVNNSAELCKL; encoded by the exons ATGGCTCAACAGGGAATTCTGCTGGACCAGgaccagttctgttgttctgtctgtctggatctactGAAGGAGCCAGTCACTATTCCCTGTGGACACAGTTACTGTAGGAGCTGTATTGAGGGTTGCTGGGATCAGGATGATCTGACAGGGATCTACAGCTGTCCTCAGTGCAGACAGTCCTTCACTCCAAGGCCTGCTCTGATAAAAAACAACATGTTGGCTGAAGTGGTGGAGAAACTGAAGAAGACAGGACTTCAGGCTGCTCCCCCTGATCTGTGCTAtgctggacctggagatgtggcATGTGATTTCTGCACTGGAACCAGAAAGAAGAAAGccctcatgtcctgtctggtgtgtctggtgtcttCCTGCAAGACTCACCTCCAGCCTCACTATAGTGTCCCTGCACTAAAGAAGCACAAGCTGGTCAAAGCTTCCACACAGCTACAGGAGAACATCTGCTCCCGTCATGACGAACTGCTGAAGATTTACTGTCGTACCGATCAGAATTGTATCTGTTATCTGTGTATGGTGGATGATCATAAAGGCCATGATACAGTGTCAGCTGCAGCGGAGAGGACCGAGAAACAG AGTCAGCTGGGGATGAGTCAGCAGAAGCTCCAGCAGAgaatccaggagagagagaagttgcTGAAGGAGCTCCAACAGGCTGTGGAGTCTCTCAAG CACTCTGCACAGGCAGCAGTGGAGCACAGTGATCGAATCTTTACTGAGCTGATCTGCTCCATTGAGAGAAGGCGCTCTgaggtgaaggagctgatcaGAGACCAGGAGAAGGCTCAACTGAGTCAAGCTGATGGACTCCTGGAGCAACTGGAGCAGGAGATAGCTGAGCTGAGGAGGAGAAACGctgagctggagcagctctcacacacagaggatcacaTCCATTTCCTCCAG agttatcagtctctctccagtcccaGTGTCTCTTCAGACTTACCCAGCATCGTTATTCATCCTCTTCAGTACTTTGGAGATGTGATTAAGGCTGTTTCTGATGTCAGAGagaaactagaagacttccttaaaGGAGAATGGACCAAGATCTCCACCACAG tgaATTCAGTGGATGTTTTACTGTCTCCAGAGCCCAAGGCTAGAGAACACTTCTTACAAT attcctgtcagctcacactggacccaaacacagcacagaaatccctctctctgtctgagggaaACAGAAAGGTGACAGTTGTTAATGCTGTTAACGATCCGAatcctgaccatccagacagattcacTGGTTGGTGGCAGGTCCTTTGTAGAGAAGGTCTgtctgggcgctgttactgggaggtggagttTCATCATGGGACTGTTTTTATAGCAGTCTCATTTAAAGACATGAGTAGAATAGGAATGGTCAATGATTCTAGATTTGGATACAATGACAAGTCTTGGGGTTTAGAGTGCTCTAGTGATGGTTATCgtttcagacacaataatgttgagactaaagtatcaggccctcagtcctccagagtaggagtgtacctggatcacaagGCAGATACTATGTCCTTCTACAGCatctctgacacaatgaccctcctccacagagtccaAACCACGTTCACTAAACCCCTCTATCCTGGGTTATGTGTTTGGTACGTAAACAATTCTGCTGAGCTGTGTAAACTGTAG